The proteins below come from a single Chelmon rostratus isolate fCheRos1 chromosome 10, fCheRos1.pri, whole genome shotgun sequence genomic window:
- the fam110a gene encoding protein FAM110A has protein sequence MPLETLQRPVRQPASTAIAATPPRLRPKGPVGPDFYRQFPTASGRPKQSAVERLEADKAKYVKSQVALSKQQPVRPPDVQKPLLNPTTALRPTRRTPTPTKTKKEGVQLNLEHLSNLISGVNDGPQSSATIDSGDSKAPDCATTSRSSPCSTPAGAEQKKERPCPPPRPDWSSPAKVRLKASGPAKVESPGSPGSPAAGTVRRVDVMPQASPQCRPPLYIRQPLQPVALHSQFPLRPAASHLHLFHTRTTTGPLKPVVAPLKPDNHPSSPSGTPISPPPPHNLPLFPPSSPAITRLSSSSSRKRPSLTRSKSDMSDRCSRAGTELERFFNLCGLDPADLQEWTGSSSDIVSMARFRSVSAPGSECAGTVKEDEDDEEEDTGNAASRVPYGVSVIERNARVIKWLYGLRHAKDNASNSTTNL, from the coding sequence ATGCCTCTGGAGACTCTCCAACGGCCAGTGAGGCAACCAGCGAGTACTGCTATAGCTGCTACACCACCACGCCTGCGGCCCAAAGGGCCAGTGGGGCCAGACTTCTACCGGCAGTTCCCGACAGCATCAGGCAGACCAAAGCAGAGTGCGGTGGAGAGGCTGGAAGCAGACAAGGCCAAATATGTCAAGAGTCAGGTGGCTCTttccaaacagcagccagtcaggCCTCCTGACGTGCAGAAGCCTCTGCTGAACCCCACCACTGCGCTGCGGCCCACCAGGAGGACACCCAccccaacaaaaacaaagaaagagggagTCCAGCTCAACTTGGAGCACCTGAGTAACCTGATCAGCGGTGTGAATGATGGACCCCAGTCCAGTGCTACGATAGACTCAGGGGACAGTAAAGCTCCTGATTGTGCCACCACTTCACGCAGCTCTCCTTGCTCCACACCTGCGGGGGCAGAACAGAAAAAGGAGAGGCCGTGTCCACCGCCCCGTCCTGACTGGTCCAGTCCAGCAAAGGTGAGGTTAAAAGCCTCCGGACCTGCCAAGGTGGAGAGTCCCGGCTCTCCTGGGTCTCCGGCTGCAGGGACTGTTCGCAGAGTGGACGTCATGCCTCAGGCCAGCCCGCAGTGCAGACCACCCCTGTACATCCGGCAGCCCCTTCAGCCCGTAGCTTTACACTCCCAGTTTCCACTCCGCCCGGCAGCTTCACACCTCCATCTGTTCCACACTAGAACAACAACAGGTCCTCTGAAACCTGTTGTTGCTCCATTGAAACCTGACAAccacccctcctctccatctggAACCCccatctctcctccacctccccacaacctccctcttttccctccctcctctccagcgATTACGCGAttgtcctcctccagctccaggaAACGCCCGTCGCTGACCCGGTCCAAGTCAGACATGAGTGACCGGTGTTCCCGAGCCGGGACGGAGCTGGAGCGCTTCTTCAACCTGTGTGGTTTGGACCCAGCAGACCTGCAGGAGTGGACCGGATCTAGTTCTGACATCGTGTCCATGGCCCGTTTCCGCAGTGTGAGCGCTCCCGGGTCCGAGTGTGCAGGCACCGTcaaagaggatgaagatgatgaggaggaggatacTGGAAATGCCGCAAGCCGTGTTCCCTACGGTGTTTCCGTCATCGAGAGAAATGCTCGAGTCATCAAATGGTTGTATGGACTCCGGCATGCCAAGGACAATGCAAGCAACAGCACCACCAATTTATAG